TTTCAGCTGTTTTTTGTAACTTATTCCCAGCGGAACGGTAGAAGTGACTGACCCCCCGGGTTAACAGCTCTATTACGTCTGgtgattattatattattattatcttggTTTCGAGTGGCCAGAAGCGCCAACTTTGTCGACTGTCGCACTTTGATAGTCTCAGTCCACAGCGCTGTACTTCTTCAGGCCAAATAACTTCATTCAGCGTTTGGCCTGAAGATCATTTGGGATCCTAATTATATCGTGTGAGCCAATAGGAGCGCTTCGTTGAGCCAATAGGAGAGCCTCGTTGAGCCAAtaagagctacctcgtatggaccaTTAGACACTATTACAGCTTAcctaattcttatgttctttgagACATAATTACGACAGTATATCATTCGCAAATCAATTTAGCAGGAACTTGGGGGTGGAGCCTTATAAAATCTAAGACCTTCCTCTGGTCAAACTGTTTGTATAAAAATTAAAACGAGTGAAACATTGTAAGAGATAAGGGTCGACTGTAGCGAACATAGTCATCACTTAAAGCAGGGCCCAGGAGCTGGCGTTTCATTTATTTTAATACATTTCTCATCAAAAGTTGAGTTAAAATTCAGTTCAAAGACTTTGCGAAGAGATTGACAGTTTTATTATGGGACAAATGTTCAGAATTTTCAGGGGTAAAGACTTAAAAGCAAAACACTTTAGGCAAGCTCAAAACTTCTGAAGAAAGTATTGTTTAACATTTCCCTCGCGCACATAGCACATTGAAGAGCATCTCCACGCTGACTTCCAATAGACACAGTCGCTTTGAAGTATGCATAAACACAAAAATAATACATTTGATGGCCGGTAATCAACTGAATAAAGGATTTTATCTGTAATTACAATCCCAGCAGTACAGACAACAAACCACCATGTCACCCGGTTCACCGACCAATGAaattcagtgttctctgactgcCCATATCTCATACTGTAACTGTTTACACTAAAAATTATTTTACTACCATCAATCTTTTACAGTCATGTCTCATATATGATATATCCTTCTAGCTGTTTAATAATTAGCTACTTCACATCCTTACGTCTCTTAGAACCAGCCAAGGTAGAAATTCAGCATGCCCTTGGCATCACTGTAAGCTCAATTGCTCAAGCACTCATAAATCTTCCTTATTTGTTTGTAATATAACTTATTTCATTAATCCAGACCAACCCTGGTCATaacaatatacatatacatatatgcaaaACTGGCTGCAGATATTCATACATATGGAATCCCATACATCAGTAGGTGATGTAAGTTTTCCCTTTACATCAACAGATGTAGCATGTTTACCATTAATTCAGCACGTAGTGGAAATTTAATTCTTGCAAGTGGTGCACGTTTAACCCTGACATCAGCAGACGTTGCCACTTTACACCATAAGTCAGCAGATTGTACACGCTTGCCCCACACAGTAGCAGGTGATGAAATGTTATCCTTTTGCAGCGAGAAGGGGAGCAAGTTTCCACGTTGTGGATCCCTAATTTGCTTCACTATTCAGAGGGGTGATAATTAAAAGAACTACTAGCAGAAACCCCAAGTGTTGCCACCTTCGCTGACACCACAcgtatttggagttttaaattacgaccctttaataccgaaaatatgcaaattattgaaaatggcgatttgtcatattttgcccaatccccctgaagttttcaaaatacgatGCCAATCGGATATATaattcctgagcgttattttttttaTCGGAATTCAGTGTGATTGCAcgtatttggagttttaaattatgactttttgtaccgaaaatatgcaaattagtgaaAATTGCAAGTAGCCATATTTTGccctaaaccccctgcagttttcaaaatacgatgCTTATCGGAAATACGGCACTTAAGCGTGTTTTCTTATTGTGAGTTATGATGATGGTGTTTTTGTTAATGGAAGTTATGATAAAGGTGTTTTTATTAGCAGTTTGgagagattagacgttttggggtaaataaaaaaaaaagctctTGATAATTTATACCTATATTTTATTATTTGCACAAATTTATCAAAGTACCCAGAGTACCTTCATACTAAACAGAGGAAAAATAGGATATCCACAAAGCTTTAAATCAAATCCCCCCCGCTTAAGTAATTGTTTACAATCATAATAGTATATGATACAATCTGAAAAACCAATTAATCATGTAACTAGTTTATGAACATACTAGTTACAAGTGAGGCATTTATCCACGTGTCTCCCTATCCAGTTACCGGTGAGACCCAAGAGTGTTTAACCCAATTTATAAAGTGTGTGTGGTTGTAATTGCTAAAGATCCTACTgttgctcttcctcctcctctgcttctacctcttcttcttctccttcttcctctacATTCAATTCTtcctcttcacctccttcaaCCACTTCGTCTGCTCCTTGGGGTGCGTCTTCTTCAGCTCCAGCAGCCCCGACGTCGTTCTCTCCCTCCCTAATATCGTAGTGGTTCCCGCCTGCAGGTTAACACGGATGGAACAGTTCAGTTAGTCAGTATACAGACTAAGGCATTACATCATGGATGAAACAAAGGACTCAACTCACACGCATGTTGGTTGAGtcacatatatttcatatatatatggtAGGGTCTCACATATGGGTTGGTCAAATATGTGGTTTGGGTTATAAGTTGTCTGTATTTATGCTGCTATCATTACTAAGATGCTGTCTGTACTTATGGTGCTGTCTGTACTTATGATGCTGTCTGTACTTATGATGCTGTCTGTACTTATGATGTTGTCTGTACTTATGATATTGTCTGTACTTATGGTGCTGTCTGTACTTATGATGCTGTCTGTCCTTATGATGCAGTCTGTACTTATGATGCTGTCTGTACTTATGATGCTGTCTGTACTTATGATGCAGTCTGTACTTATGATGTTGTCTGTACTTATGCTGCTGTCTGTACTTATGCTGCTGTCTGTACTTATGATGCTGTCTGTACTTATGCTGCTGTCTGTACTTATGCTGCTATCATTACTAAGATGCTGTCTGTACTTATGATGTTGTCTGTACTTATGCTGCTGTCTGTACTTATGCTGCTGTCTGTACTTATGCTGCTGTCTGTACTTATGCTACTGTCTGTACTTATGATGTTGTCTGTTCTTATGATGCTGTCTGTACTTATGCTGCTGTCTGTACTTATGATGTTATATCAATACCTATTATagaagaatttatatatatatatatatatatatatatatatatatatatatatatatatatatatatatatatatatatatatatatatatatatatatatattcgaacaagcctgaaggggtccccaggactatatgcaactgaaaactcattggCATTTAGTTACgtcatactatatatatatatatatatatatatatatgtgtgtatatcacgaaaataaacacgtgattaagaatgtgacaatgtcagaccacgaaggaaaatgaaacaggaaatttccttaagtactttcgtatattaaatacatcttcagaagaccttctgaagatgtatttaatatacgaaagtacttaaggaaatttcctgtttcattttccttcgtggtctgacattgtcatatatatatccaCGTTGATGTAGGTGTAAGGTTGGGGACTGTCATAGGTTGAAGACCATATGGGTAGTAGAGATAGAGATTCCTATAGATATATGGGTCCAGAGAACACTGTTCTCAAGAATATTATTTTCACTGTTAGTCGTCATACCAACCTCGAGGAGCACAGCAGTAACACactctcttgctgctgctgctggaaccgctgctgctgctgccggaaccgccgctgctgctgccggaaccgccgctgctgctgccggaaccgccgctgctgctgccggaaccgctgctgctgccgccggaaccgctgctgctgccgccgccggtaccgctgctgctgccgccgctgccTCCACTGGTACCACCTGTACCCCCACTAGCACCGCCAACGCCTGCACCAATACCGCCGCCAATGCCTATGCTGCCGCTGGCCGCTACGTCGATTAACCAGCGGTGAGAATCGGTACTGCTACACCCGTGACGGATCTCCCGCTCGTGTGAGCCGCACTGAGTTGTCTGACATCTTCCTCCAGCTCGCCTGCACTCCTTAGAGCTCCTGCACTCTGTGCGGACACATGTTTTTCAttgacacacatacacaaacacctataaatatatatatatatatgtgtgtgtgtgtgtgtgtgtgtgtgtgtgtgtgtgtgtgtgtgtgtgtgtgtgtgtgccagaacgcactactcggcctattatgcaaggcttgGTTTGTCTAATAGGCAGTAATTttcgttatttaaacaaaattccatttagttaatttgaatattattatattatattaagaacatgaattactgacttaggtATGTttgtttaggttaagttaggttaggtttttcaTATTtcttagttttaactaaaattaaaaaattaactctttttttttaatgtaatggaaagctttatcatttcataagaaaaataattagaaaaatatataacttcaggaaaacttggctcattatatagatagagagagagagagagagagagagagagagagagagagagagagagagagagagagagagagagagagagagagagagagagagagagagagagagagagagagagagacagagagagagagagagagagagagagagagagagagagagagagagagagagagagagagagagagagagagagagagagagagagagagagagagagagagagacagagagagagagagagagagagagagagagagagataatgaggTAATTCACTTACTCCTCTGAGTAGGAGTAGGAGCACAACACTTGCAATCCCTTCCATCACACCCTCCTGTTATTTCATCCTCTGAGTTCCTGTCACACGTCCTCTTGCAGGAGCCTCTGGCGTCTCGGCATCTGTCCCGTAGTGAACATCCTTGATGGTATCTCGAGTCAATGGGAGATCCCtctataaaaaaacaaaaaacattcaaTCGCAACTCTGTTGGTTCGTCTGAGCATCACAACACAAGAATCCACACCAGATAGCTATATTAGAAACTATCACCGAAAGAAAATCTTTTTATCAAGGCGGTGGGGATTGAACCGACGTCCTGGCTCACAACAGTGACCATTcctcacttggggtggacggtagagcgacagtctcgcttgatgcaggtcggcgtttaattccCGACCGTACAAGTCAGGCGCCATTCCTtccatccccccactccctacCCTCCCAGGCccttcctaaatccttatcctgaccccttcaaagtgctatatagttgtaatgacttggcgctttcccctgatagttcactTCCCTTCCTCAATGAGCAACGATGCGGTAAAATGTAACTCAATGTATCACGCAGTTGCTATTTCAATGCAGATCAACAAGAATCCAGACATAAAATCCTGACACACACATTTATCTAAGGTATGAACATTTAGAAATTTTATATCCCAAATATATTCTCGAATATATACTCTTAATGATTCTAGAACTTGGACTAATTTAGAACAATTGAGGTCACTAACTTACAAGATCATTAATATTTACAAGAAAATTAATTAACAGAATTTATGTCAGTCAGTCTAGTAGTAAATAATTACTGaacttatatatattatctattgtAAAGATATAAGTAAAGGGGCATTCCATATCAATTTAAAATAACCTTTAAAAAAATATTTGCAAGAACATTAATTCGAAGAGTCTATGAGGTGAAATAGATTCAAGCACTTCGTGtagactgcacacacacacacacacacacacacacacacacacacacacacacacacacacacacacacacacacacacacacacacacacacacacacacacacacacagaacactgaAATTAATTCATTCTGCTTGAAGCATAACAGAGGACAAGTCATCTGTTTTGTCCACGAAACAGCAGCACACCGCCCTCCCCCTCCCATGCAGATCCTGTTGCACACCTAAGAACCATTGCAAGAGGCTGTGTTTTGTAAGTCCTCAATGTAACTGGGCCACGTGTCTTACAGTCCTGTGTCCCTAGACTAGTCCTGATTTTGTTTGCTAAATCAGCAATTCAGCCCCATTTGTGCTGTGTCTGTGTAGCAGTTCCAcgtcaccattccccccccccttccctcctccccttgCTCTTCATTGTTGCCACTGGTAAGTGATAGTCTCTCGTGCATGGGGCTGTGTCTACGAAGGAGCTTACGAAGCTATACCACGGTCCTCAGGAGCCTTGAGTTGTGTCTGTGGAATAGTGCCACAACTCCTGAGACCAATATACCAGTCATATGTCTATGCACagtgccccccaccccccaaaaagGCCATATgagcggtggtgctgctgtgtCGATCAAGGACTATGTAATGTAAAGTCCTCGTCTTATGAACAGGACTTAGGCGCCGTCTTGGTTGTCAGGTTAATGTCTATGGAAATGATTCATAACCGAATGTGGCATCTTTTTCTCTTGATCTTTCTTTGTCTCCTGTTCTCTCTCTTACCGTCTCCAGCATCTGCAACGGAAAAAAATGTATATTATTAATTTTAAAGGTTATATCAAGTGCGTGTGTTTATGTGCTAGTCATTCCCTCAGCTTACAACAGCGGCTCACGTGTGCCGCAATGTCATTTAATGTGCTGTGTTTCAAAGTGTTGGAAATTATTGAGGAACATttgttggatgtgtgtgtgtgtgtgtgtgtgtgtgtgtgtgtgtgtgtgtgtgtgtgtgtgtgtgtgtgtgtgtgtgtgtgtgtgtgtgtgtgtgtgtgtgtgtgtgtgtgtgtgtgtgtgtgcgtgtgtgtgtgtgtgtgtgtgtgtgtgtgtgtgtgtgtgtgtgtgtgtgtgtgtgtgtgtgtgtgtgtgtgtgtgtgtgtgtgtgtgtatatatatatattatatacatatcaaAACTTACATATCAGGGTCTACGGGCAAGTGTGgtttagctctttatgccccgtcTACTAactttgttgtacctgttgcgttataatCTAACTATTTTGAcattcgaattctttgtcgaatgttGCCTTAAATTTGTGGATGGAGGAGTCTTCCATAACTTCTTCCTTATGCATTATTTTGGCTCACTAATCCATATGGAAACCTCATTGTGTACGGGACAGATTATCATACGTCATTAATCACGGTGAAGTGTGCTATAATATAAACATGAATTTTGAGCATTGTGATGTATGTGTGGTGTTTAGAAGAGGTAACATTCTCATTCGTatattttcagatatatataaTTCCAAATATTTCTTGCACAGTTATGAATATTTCGACTACAAGGATTAAGTTAGTTTTGAGTGAatattcctgaataaaatttgtaGTGCCAGTACATATATCAATGTGAAAATATTGAGGCCATGAGATGGGAACGAATTCGCATCCCTGGACTCCCCATGCAGCTGTACTACCCACTAAACCATGACCAGACCGTGGCTTCTCTCATCATGGTATGGCCTCATGGTATTGTGAAGTAGAATATTTTCTCCTTTAATAATACATTTTTCTAGCGTTTCTGTATAGCTTTTCTATATTTTAATCTGCATGGGTTTTCTAATTGATTTAGTTTTGCAAGCTTCCTACAGCACCTAAGTGAGCATACAATGTTGTTGAGAGGAGAGAAcacgagggtagaaatagcctaagcagcTCTACCCTTTTGAGATGTGTTTCATTACCTCAATAAATTTACTTGAACTCGAACGAGAGAACAATTTTGAGCATCACAGCGCAAGACTCCATACCGAATAGCAATATTAGAAACAAATACGCTATCCAATGTGCAATTAGTTTCACAGCTAATATGCTAGCTGTGAAACGGTCGTCTGTTTTATGTTATTATGTATTTTGCAAGTAGAATACAGAAAGGTTCTCTGACTTACCGGCCGGTGCTTCTGCTACCGCTGGGTCCTCAGGATTGTTCTGTGCCTTCACCAGGAAGACGCAGAGAAACATTAGTAAATACGCGGACTTCATGGTGGTTTTTTCTCgctcgtggtgtctggctacttgtGCTCCTCAGACACAGTTGCTGTTTAAGCTACTGATAAGATTATTTGCTCAGAATTTTGGGAATTCTGGGCGATAGTTCATGAAAAACTATCAAATGTATTCTTCAGAAAATTTGTTTGTGTTAAACTTTTGGTAGAGTTGTCTAGTGGGTTCCGTCCTCTGCCGAGCGTGTGCAGCTGAAGACTGGAATGATCTTCACTAGACACActtgcactatatatatatatatactcggcGGTCGGCATCCACTAACGACACAGACACCTGCTACGAAAACAGATGCTATAGATTTTATACATTTGGCCGGGTTTATTCGCGATCGTCTGGTATTTCTAGCCCCATAGCAGCATCCGTATGCTCCAGAAGTCATTgacctcactctcactctctccttctctctcacacCAAAAACTGTACCAAAAATGTTCATAATATGCATAAAGAAAATCTATATTAAAACCATTGTAACATGTTCAATAAAAATTAGACATTTAAATCATTGCAACGTGTtaaatgaaaattaaaaaaactgACTTGATGCTTCTGAAAACCAGTGAATCAGATAGTAACAGACTGACACGTGTCATTACATTTTCACAGGTGTTTCAATTATCACGAGACAATTCTAGACCTAACACCTGTTTTGATAGAATCTTATTTTGTACTGCACCTAGTGGCATACAGATGAATGCCCTTTACAAATCTGAATAATTATTTCCCGAGGACAGCCGTGTGTGCCTTAAGAATACTGAACAATTATTTCCAAACCAGAGACCCAAAAGCGGCTAAGTTTCCTG
This is a stretch of genomic DNA from Procambarus clarkii isolate CNS0578487 chromosome 45, FALCON_Pclarkii_2.0, whole genome shotgun sequence. It encodes these proteins:
- the LOC123770196 gene encoding golgin subfamily A member 6-like protein 2, with the protein product MKSAYLLMFLCVFLVKAQNNPEDPAVAEAPAEGSPIDSRYHQGCSLRDRCRDARGSCKRTCDRNSEDEITGGCDGRDCKCCAPTPTQRKCRSSKECRRAGGRCQTTQCGSHEREIRHGCSSTDSHRWLIDVAASGSIGIGGGIGAGVGGASGGTGGTSGGSGGSSSGTGGGSSSGSGGSSSGSGSSSGGSGSSSGGSGSSSGGSGSSSSGSSSSSKRVCYCCAPRGGNHYDIREGENDVGAAGAEEDAPQGADEVVEGGEEEELNVEEEGEEEEVEAEEEEEQQ